In Archangium lipolyticum, a single genomic region encodes these proteins:
- a CDS encoding TIGR02266 family protein, whose protein sequence is MAEQKTGSEHRQHARAPIELKVDYKKLNSFFADYTKNISKGGTFIKTKKPLPIGTRFLFKLTVPQREAPFELLGEVVWSKGDAEEPGMGIRFIYNDERQRGEFEGVVERLMADSLGTQLTEKLLNKQLHLG, encoded by the coding sequence ATGGCCGAACAGAAGACAGGCTCTGAACACCGCCAACATGCTCGTGCGCCCATCGAGCTGAAGGTGGACTACAAGAAGCTCAACTCGTTCTTCGCCGATTACACGAAGAACATCTCCAAGGGTGGGACCTTCATCAAGACGAAGAAGCCGCTGCCCATCGGGACGCGCTTCCTGTTCAAGCTGACGGTGCCCCAGCGCGAGGCGCCCTTCGAGCTGCTCGGCGAGGTGGTCTGGTCCAAGGGCGACGCCGAGGAGCCCGGCATGGGCATCCGCTTCATCTACAACGACGAGCGCCAGCGCGGCGAGTTCGAAGGTGTGGTGGAGCGGCTGATGGCGGACAGCCTGGGGACGCAGCTCACGGAGAAGCTGCTGAACAAGCAGCTCCACCTGGGATGA
- a CDS encoding DUF192 domain-containing protein translates to MTDVTAEDYVGPSLPRARVLLKDAYGGVHRVDVEVAATPDTRTRGLMWRKELAAGKGMLFVFPHDEVQSFWMQNTLIPLDMLFINSAGRIVGIIENAEPRTLSPRSVGVPGRYVLEVPGGWCQKVGITRGGSVELQGVEHLQVVP, encoded by the coding sequence GTGACGGACGTGACCGCGGAGGACTACGTAGGGCCCTCGCTGCCGCGGGCGCGGGTGCTGCTCAAGGACGCCTATGGAGGCGTGCACCGGGTGGACGTGGAGGTGGCCGCCACGCCCGACACGCGCACGCGCGGGCTGATGTGGCGCAAGGAGCTGGCGGCGGGCAAGGGCATGCTCTTCGTGTTCCCCCACGACGAGGTGCAGAGCTTCTGGATGCAGAACACGCTCATCCCGCTGGACATGCTCTTCATCAACTCGGCGGGGCGCATCGTGGGCATCATCGAGAACGCCGAGCCGCGCACGCTCTCCCCGCGCTCGGTGGGCGTGCCGGGGCGCTACGTGCTGGAGGTGCCCGGCGGCTGGTGTCAGAAGGTGGGCATCACGCGCGGTGGTTCCGTGGAGCTCCAAGGGGTGGAGCACCTCCAGGTCGTGCCCTGA